Genomic window (Flavobacterium oreochromis):
TCAAACCCAGTTTACCAATAGTGAAATCAGAAGAAATTTAAGAGTAAAAGAAACCACACTCAGAAGATATAACAATCAACTATTATTAGAAAACTACATCAAGAAAGTACAAAACAAAACTACAAAAGCCTATGCCTATGAAATCAGTAATCCCGAAGAATACCAAGACCTTAAGCGATTAATAAACAACGCTTTAAATGATTGTCTGCATCGACTCGATGCCGCCACAACGCCTACAACTAACCACCCCAAAGTGGCGAGAACAAAACCAACAAAATCAGCAAGTTAAACCTAAAAAATTATCAGGATGCAAAAAACAGTATATACCCCTATAAAAAATGAAAGTTATAAAGCTATAGTACAGGATTTTGAAAACTGGTTAGACATACTCGGTTATAGCGATAGCACTATAAAAAACTTACCCAGTCACCTACGAGAGTTTTTACATTACTTGGAAAACGAAAATATCAATCAAATTAGTTTAATTAATGTTCAGATTATAAAAGACTACTACAGCCATCTAAAAACAAGAGAGAGTCAAGTAAGAGAAGGCGGATTATCTAAAGCGTACTTAAACAAACACATACAAGCACTATTTAAGTTCAACGATTACCTAAAAGAACACAACGCCAAAGCCTTACCCATACATTTAAAAAGAGAAGAATACAGTCAAAGAGATAGTTTACAAATACTTACCCAAGAAGAAATCAAACTATTATTTAAAGCAACAGAATACAGTAATGAACAGGAAAGAATACGCAAGCGAGATAAAGTAATTTTAGTGTTATTGTATAGTTGCGGACTTAGAAGAAACGAAGTTATTAATCTAAAAATTAAGGACATCTTGTTTGACAAAGAACGAATTTTTGTAAAGAAAGGGAAAAACTATAAAGAACGCTATGTACCCATAAACCAGTACAATTTAAAAATTATAGAAGAATACATTTACGATTATAGACCAGCATTTTACAACTACAAACAAACAGAATATCTATTAATTAACTATCGAGGCAAACCATTACAAGGGCAAAGTTTATCCAACAGATTAAACGAAATAGCAACTACTACACAAGATAAAAGCATTATAAAAAAGCAAATAACGCCACATATACTACGCCACTCAATAGCAACGCATTTACTCGAAAAAGGAGCCAACATCGAAACTATCAGTCAATTTTTAGGACATAGCAGTTTAGAAAGCACACAAATTTATACTCACTTATTAGAAGATAAATCAAAAGAAAAAGGCAATGAACAACTTCACACATTACTTAGAGAAAAACAGCTACAGCACCAAGAGTTTTCCAGTATTCCAAAGGGCTATCGCTCGCCTAGATATATGGATGAATAATTTTGGAACTACTAAAGAAAGCATAGATTACAAAACATTCTTAAAATACATCGAACAGCTTAAAAAAACAGGAATAAAAACCAACACTTTACAAAGCTACATTGGGAACTTAAAAATATACTTCAACTACTTACAAGAAGAAAATTACAGAGTAGATAATCCAATAGAAACAATCAACATCAAAGGAAAAGTAAAAACAGTACTAGGACATTTATTAACAGCAGACGAGTTAGAGGATTTATATTATAGTTACGAAACTACAGCCAATGATCTAGCCAGAAAACGAAACAAAATTATTATAGGATTATTGGTTTATCAAGGTTTACACACCAAGGAATTACAACACTTAAAAGAAGAACACGTAGAACTTTACAAAGGCAAAATACACATTCCACAAACCACAAAAACCAACGCAAGAACATTAGAATTAAAACCGTGGCAACTAATGGAATTTATGGAGTATATACAACAAATAAGACCACAGATTGTACCTAAACACGAAGAAAATTTATTTACAAGTAATTATGGTAACACTAACATCAGCAATGTTTTAAAAAAGTTAAGTGATGAATTAAAGCTAATCAATTACAATTATCAAAATGCAATCCAAATCAGAAATAGTGTGATAGTAAACTGGCTTAAAATCCACAACTTAAGAAAAACCCAATATCTTGCAGGACATCGTTACATCAGCTCAACAGAAAGGTATCAGCAAGACAACTTGGAAGAACTTCACGAAATGATAAACACTTTTCATCCAATCAAATAATCTTCCAAAGAAAAGCAATCAAGCGGTCTCCCTCCGGTCGTTCTCTTTGTTCCGCTCGGCTGTTCCAGTCGTTCAGTTTGCTTCGTACCTCGCAATGACTGCTCTCCGTTGCACAGTCCACAAGCAAACCAGTATATAAAACCACTCTGATTGCTTCGTGCCTCGCAAGAGCCGTTTTATATACTGGTTCGCTTGTCCTCGTCTTCACACGTTCACTTCCTGCGCTCGTCGGGGCTACTACATCTGCAAGACCGCTCCCCACGCACCATCCAACGCCAAGCCGTCTTTGCATCTGTCGCCCCTTGTTAATATGGCGGTTGCTCCCTGTACTCTCAGTACGCCCTGCAAGGTGTAGCGAAGCTACGCCGAAATAGATTTGCTCCACTGCGTTACGCTTCAGGGCTATGCTTTCAGCACACTGCGCCACATTGCTCCTCGTCGTTCCTCCTCGTCCGCATCCCGTGTCGCAGGCTTCGGTACATTGCCACAACACCGCCACTTCGCTCCTCGGTAAGTAAAAAGGCTTTTTTATACCACTAATCGCCTAACGCCTTTTTTACTTCCCTGCGGTGCTTGGGGGTGTTAATGTAGAACCGCAAAACTGCTCCGCAAGCTCCGCAGGGCTCATTTTTAAAGAAGATTGCCTTTTAATGTGTATCGTTCCATAAGAGAATTAACCGAATGGCAATCTTCTTTAAAAATCGAGCTACGGTTGACTAAAGAACCTGCCGACTACAGGCAAACACTCGAAGACTGTTTTGTACTTGCCTTGTTTAACCGATGATAAAAACGATTTATATTTTAGCCGAGGATGTCTCGTAGATGTCCCGAGGATAAGCCCACGATAAGCCCACGATAAGCCCACTTGAGCCCACTTGAGCCCACTTGAGCCCACTTGAGCCCACTTTTTCTTATGGATGTAAAAAGGATATATGCAAGATGTTTTATAGCAGAAAGCACTCATAAATACCAATATCACGCATTTATAGGTGATATGAGCCACAAATAACTTTTTTACACTAAAGAATACAACTAACACTAAAAAGACTTATTTTTGAGCAGTAATGCAGATGAAAAGGAGACGTTCTTAAAAAAATTGAACTGAAGTTCAGGAAAAAGTATACCTAAACTAACGAACACCCAGCAAAAAAACGCAGTAGTTTTGACCCTTTTGGTTCACTCGTTCCTAATAGGCACGGATACAGTAAAGACTACCGTTACGGATTCCAAGGACAAGAAAAAGATGACCAAATTAAAGGGGAAGGAAACTCGCTCAACTATACCTTTAGAATGCACGACCCTAGGGTGGGAAGGTTTTTTGCAACGGATCCTCTTGAAGTAATATATCCGTGGAACTCTCCATATGCATTTAGTGAAAACAGGGTAATTGATATGGTTGAATTAGAAGGTTTAGAATCTTCACCTACGAAAGATAAGCAACAGAATAAAACTGGATTTGAGTCAGGTAAAGGGTCTAATGAAAAACCTATTATATTAGCTGAAGTAGTAATTGAAACTACACGAACTAAAAAGGAATCTAAAAGAGATCTAAAAAAAGACTTTGTTGATTTTAAACCTAAAAAGCCTTTATTTGACAAACCTATAACATCTAGATATTCAGATGATTATTGGTGGAATAAATTAGACATTACTAGACTAAGAATCGCAGAAAAAGACGGTCGTGAATATGAAGTAAATGATGATGGTTATGCAGTAAGATTTGTTAGATTTAAAGCAACGGGTGGTGCTGGAGGTCTAGAATTTATTGGTGGTGGTGGACTTATTAAATTTACTCAATATTCTAGTAAAACATTACAAACATTGGTAAGTACTGAGCAAATTGCAGGTAAAGCAGCTCAAAGTTCGGAACGTATTGCTGCCTTAGTAGAGAGATTAAAATCAAAAAATATTTTTGATGCTGTAGAGTCAATTGAGGTCTTCGTTTATAAAGGTAAAAGATATATACTAGATGGGCATCATAGAGTTGAAGCTGCTAAAATAGCCCAAAAATCTTTGGATGCTATAGAATATGGTTTAGAAGAAGCCTACAAAAGATTTCCAGATAAAGTTCAACAGATATTAGATGGTATGTTTTAAATATGAAAGAGATATTAGATGATTATGTTCAAATGATTAGAGATTTTGAGCAAAAACTAATGGCTAAATATCAGCTTAGGATTAATCCTTGGCGTAAGGCTGGAGTCTTATTTGATAAAATTGGTTTTATTAATGAGTACAGTTATTATTATCATGGTTCAGGGTGTACTTTAAAAAAAGATAACATATTATGTGAATATGATGTTACACTTTTAACAAGAAATGAAATTAAATTTTCTTTATGGAAATTTTTTCAGTTTGTAAATTCTCATCCTATACATAAAAAGAAATGTTATGATATGGAGTATGTATCAAAAGAACTCTCTTTACTTGTAGAAAAAAAATTTTTGTCATTGGAGGAAATAGGTGGTAAAAAGACAGGGATTTATCAATTATCAGATGATGCAGAAATAACACAAAGTAATTCTTAACAACCAAGATCCTGATGGTAAAGATCCTATTACCGCAATTTTTGAAGGGGTTGTTGCTTTTGGAGTTGAAGTTGGTCTTGATTTTATGACAAATCTTGTAAAAGGAGACGATGCGACAACTGCTTTCAAGAAAGTTAATTGGAAAGGAGCTACTTATGAAGGGGTTAATCAACCGCAGTCTCGGTTTTTTTGCCATCTGGGACACAAACTGCTGCTAGACTTGCAAGAATCGGAAGATCTACAATAGGTAAGATGACCGCTAGTATGATTAAAAATACAACTAGTGAAATTATGAAGAATGTAGTTTCAGGAAAATATGATGATGATGATGGGAATTTTAGCTTTGCAAAAATGAAAGAAGATTATGGAAATGTTCTTTTAAGTTCAGCAATATCAACACTATATGAGTTTGGACTTGGTGATAGAGCCGGTGATTTAATGAAAGATTTGGCAAAGTCGAATAAAAAACTCGCTGAGCAGTCAAAAAAATTCATTAACAAAGTGAAAAATGGTGAAAGTGCAGAAAGAATTGCAAAATATTCTAAAAAAGTGGATAAGACAGCTAAAGAATCCGTGAATATTGCAAAAAAAAGCGGTTAAAGCAAAAGTAATTGATGATACAGCTAAAAAAGTAGCAGATGAAGGACAAAAAAAGGCGCAGGTAAATGGTCTACAGCTTTGCCTAGTGGAGTTTTAAACCAAAATTATGGTAATTTAAAAATTAATGTTTTTGGTAATCCTTCTTCAACTTTAGATGTAAAACACAAACCTGTAGAAGAAAAAAAAGAAACTCCTGTTACTATAACGCCATCAACAAAGAAGCCAGATGAAAAAAATCATAAAATAACTATATTATTATTTGTTTTTTTATTTCTCTCATGTATTAGACAAAATGAGCATGTTATAATTGGCGAAGATTTTAATATTCAAAAGTTAGAGCCAATCAACAAAAGTAAATCAAATACAAATTTTTATGTTGAAACAAAATACGAAAATCAGGAAATGACTAAATTATCTTTCTTTGATAAATCTAAGAAAAGGCTTCTACATATGGATACTATTTATTACAAACAAGACAAAAAGTATTTGGTTAATGAGTCTGATGTTAAAATTGATTCTAATACTTTTAAATTGATTAAAATTTCATTTCATGAAAATAACAATAAGATTAGTAGGCACTTTTTAATTAAATCTAAAAAAAAATATTATTTAATAGCTGTTGAAAAAGAAATCAAACCCTTGGAATTCGAGATTAAAAAAGTAAATACTAATTCATATTGTTTGGAATTTAAAAGTATTCAGGAGTACATAGAAAATACTGATTTATCTCAATGCCAAACTTACTATTTTAAAGATTTTTATTCTTTCAAATTTATTAATAAAAAAGAGAAAATATATTATAGAGAAACTTATCATTATAACTGGGGAAATAATATTCAACCCAATTTTTCAGAGCTAAATTTTATTTATAACAATATTTACCTAAGTTTAAATTTCTATGATAATAATTATGTTTTTTTGATTCATCAATTTTAAAATGTATAAGAAGCTAAGTAAGAGCAACCGTGCACTTTCCACAATAATTTTAGCAAAAAGCGTCACCACTCCCGCCCGAATCCCCGCTACCGCTCGAATCTTTCGAGTGGTCAGATTAAGTAAATCTATTTACTGAAGTTTTATAATATTAACTAAAAGCAGTAGCAATTTTATAAATAATTGCTACTGCTTTTTACTATATCTTAAAATTCTGAAACACGCATATATTATCTAATAAACCCGATCGCGCAGATATGCGGTATCGTTAGCGCAGAATTGCATTCTGTGCCCACAACAGTAGGACACACAGTATGTTAAGTAAAATAAAAGGATATAAGAACACGCTTACGGGCGTGTTTTTTTGTGGGTTGTTATGAGGAGTAAGCTTTTTTAGTTTTATGGTCACGAATTAAAGCATCTACCACAGAGTATATTTTTTCTTTTTCAGCTTGAGGTAATTTTTGAATTTCTTTGATTCTTTTTACTGCTTCATTATCTAAAACTTCTTCTTTATCTTCTTCTCCTGCTAAATAATCCAAAGAAACACCTAAAACATCAGCTATACGTTTTGCATACTCAACTGATGGTATAGCATCACCACGTTCGTATTTAGAAATTGCATCTCTAGAAATACCAGTTGCATCAGCAAGTGCAATCTGTGAAAGGTTTTTAGCTTTTTTTAATTGTGTTATTTTTTCGCCAAACTTCATAATATGTAATAAAATAAGGGGTTAATCGTATTATGTTCTGCAAAAGTAATCATTTATTGTAATAAAAAAATAAAATAATACTTGACTGATTGTATAATATTACCTAATATTGCTGAAAATATTACGCAGATAATAAATAATTATACAAAATATGTCAAATCTCAACACATCTAATCCCAACCACTACCTCTACGAAACCAAACACTTAAAAATAGCCATTTAGACGGTATCAGATTCAACAATTTAGAAGCCTTACGAGTAACATTAGGAATACAAAAACTAAAAAGCGAACAAGTTCTAAGGCAGAATATAGATTTATACAACGACACCAGTATAGAGAAATTGACTAGAAAAGTAGCAGAGCGATTAGAAATAGGCACCACCATAGTAAGACGGGATTTAGACAGCTTAACCAACGAACTGGAAAATTACAGATTACAAGAAGTAGAAAGAACAGTCGAAAGTCAAAAGTCGAAAGTCAAAAGTTTAACTGAGAAAGAGATTAAACAAGCAAAGGAATTTTTAGCACAAGAAAATTTAATAGCAAATACACAAGAATTAATTGGAAAAGCGGAGTAATCGGAGAAGAAATCAACCGCTTGTTAATGTACTTAATCTTTACCTCAAGAAAAACCAACAATCCGTTACATTGTATAAGTCTTGGAAGTAGCGGAATAGGAAAAACACATTTACAGTCAAAAGTCGCAGAACTCATCCCCGAAGAAGATAAAATAGAAATGACCGTTTTAAGTGCAAACGCCTTTTATTACTTCAATCGTACGGAATTACAAAACAAACTGATTTTAATTGAAGATTTAGACGGAGCAGAAAGTGTACTCTATCCACTTCGTGAATTACAATCAAAGAAAAAAATTACCAAAACATTAGTACATAAAGATCAAAAAGGCACTACTCAAACCATCCATTTAACGGTGGAAGGTCCTGTAAGTGTGAGTGGTTGTACTACACAAGAAAGCATCTACGAGGATAATAGTAATCGAAGTTTTTTATTATACATCGATGAAAGCCAGGAGCAGGATGAAAAAATTATGTTCTACCAGCGTGCCGTGTCAGCAGGACAAATCAATTATGAAGAAGAAATACAAACTAAAATGTTACTTCAAAATGCACAAAGACTACTCAAAACCATAACGGTAAGAAATCCTTTTGCAATGCACTTAACACTTCCTCAATCCGTCTTTAAACCTCGAAGAACCAACGCCCATTATTTACAATTTATAGAAGCCATTACCTTTTACAAACAATACCAAAAGTTCCACCACATCGACAAAGAAACAGGAGAGGAATATATAGAAACATCAGTAGAAGATATACAAGAAGCCAACGAACTCATCAAAGAAGTGTTACTTAGAAAAAGCGATAGTTTATCAGGAGCGTGCAGAAACCATTTAGAAAACCTAAAAGAATATTTAAATCAAAGTAATCAAACTCAATTTTCCAATAGCGAAATAAGAAGAAATTTAAGAGTAAAAGAAACCACACTTAGACGATACAACACACAATTATTACTAGAAAACTAGATTAGAAAAGTAAAGAATAAAGTAGGTAAATCAAATTGTTATGAAGTAGTAAATATAGATGAATACAAAGACTTGAAAGACTTAATAAATAAAGCATTACAAGATTGTATGACACAAATACAACTCGCCAACTCGCCACAAACTAACCTTACTCAAAAAACGAAGTCAATCAAAATAAAATCAACTAGTTAAGTGTAAAAAGTAAAAATAATCCAAAAAATAACATACACCAAAAAATAATTATTAACCATAAACAAAATTCCCCCTTTTGGGGTTAGGGGGCTTATGAAACAACTACACTTAAAAAACGAAAGCTATCGAGAAATACACAAGGATTTTAAAAACTGGTTGGATATATTAGGTTATGCGGAGAGTACACAAAAAAGTTTACCCAATCACCTCAAAGAGTTTTTTTATTACTTGGAAGAATACCAAATCAATCTAATAAATGTACAAACAATAAAAAACTACTATCATCATCTAAAAACCCGAAACAATCAAACCCGAGACGGAGGACTTTCCAACACCTATCTCAACAAGCACATACAAGCACTCATCAAATTGAACGACTACCTCAAAGCACACAACGCCAAACCACTTCCCATACATCTAAAACGAGAGGAATACAACCAAAGAGACTCTTTACAAATCCTCACCCAAGAAGAAATTAAACAATTATTTAAAGCTACAGAATACAGTAATGAACAGGAGCGAATTAGAAAAAGAGATAAAGTAATTTTAGTGTTATTATACAGTTGTGGACTACGACGAAATGAAGCGATAAACCTTGAAATCAAAGATATATTATTCGACAAAGAACGAATTTATGTTAGAAAAGGAAAAAACTATAAAGAAAGATATGTGCCAATCAACGATTACAATTTAAAGATTATTGAAGAATACATTTACGACTTTAGACCAACTTTTTACAATTATAAACAAACCGAATATCTATTAATCAATTACAGAGGGATACAGTTATTAGGACAAACACTATGCAACAGATTAAGAGCCATAGAAAAAGCAAGCGGTATTAGGAAAGCCCCTCCTGTGGAGGGGTTGGGGAAGCTCTATTTACATCAAGTTATGGAAATACAAACATCAGCAACGTATTAAAAAAGCTAAGTGATGAATTAAAGCTAATCAACTACAATTATCAAAACGCAATCCAAATCAGAAACAGTGTAATAGTAAACTGGCTCAAATCAAACAATCTTCGAAAAACCCAATATCTAGCAGGACATAGATATATCAGCAGTACAGAACGCTACCAACAAGACAATTTAGAAGAACTTCACGAAATGATAAACACTTTTCATCCGGCAGTATAACACAAACTGTGTAAGTTAAAAAGTTATTCTGAAAAATTAGCTCGCTTAAAAGAGCTAAAATTTTTCGGAAATAACTTTTTAACGTTTTATATATTTACATAGTTATGATAGACAAAGAAGACTTATTAAACAACAAGGATTTTTTTAAATCCTTTAAAAATGGAGAAGATTTATCTTCCTTTTTTAAGCAAATGCATAAACGAGCAGTAGAACACATGCTCAATGCCGAACTAGATGCTCACTTAGATACCGAAAAACATCAAAAAACCTCTGACGGCAATTATCGTAATGGTCATGGAACCAAGAAGATTAAGACTTCCTTTGGAGAAGATCAAATTAAAGTCCCAAGAGATAGAGAAGGTAGTTTTGAACCTGTTTTAGTCCCTAAAAGACATAATATTATTGATGGTTTAGAGAATGTTATCATTTCATTTTATGCTAAAGGAATGAGTGTTAGTGATATTGAAGAGCAAATCAAAGAAATGTATAATTTTGACATTTCAACTTCTACCATTTCAAGAATTACTAATGCAGTAGCAAGTGAGATAGTAACCTGGCAAAACAGACCATTAGATGAAGTTTACTTAATTGTTTGGATGGATGGAATTGTTTTCAAAGTTCGTGAAAACTCAAAAGTAATCAATAAAACTATCTATTTAGCAGTAGGACTTAATCATGAAGGACGAAAAGAAGTTCTTGGTATGTGGTTAGGTAAGAATGAAAGTTCAAGCTTCTGGATGAGTGTTTTAACCGATTTAAAAGCCCGCGGAGTGGAAGATATTTTAATAACGGCTACCGATAATTTAAACGGATTTACTCAAACCATACGTTCTGTTTTTCCTGAATCACAAACACAGATTTGTGTGGTTCACCAAATAAGAAATGCTTGTAGATATGTCGTATGGAAAGATAAAAAGCAATTTACAACCGACATGAAACTAGTCTATACAGCACCAACAAAACAAGCCGCCGAGTTAGCTCTAGAAGATTTTGCTCAAAAATGGGAATCTAAATATGGATATGCTATCAAATCTTGGAGGGAAAATTGGGACGAATTAACCATCTTTTTTGACTTCCCGTTAGAAATCCGCAAAATTATTTATACCACAAATTTAATTGAAAATCTTAATGGGAAAATTCGCAAGTACACCAAAAACAAAATGTCGTTTCCAACAGATGAGGCGGTAATAAAATCGGTTTACCTTGCCTTAAAAGAAGCAACTAAAAAATGGTCGATGCCAATACAAAATTGGGGTATTGTTTTAAACCAATTTAATCTTATATTTGAAAAAAGGCTCAGATTATAAAATCCAAGCCTAAACTTTTTAACTTACACACTTTGTAGGATAGTGTCCTTTTCTTTGGAAGATTATTTGATTGGATGAAAAGTGTTTATCATTTCGTGAAGTTCTTCCAAGTTGTCTTGCTGATACCTTTCTGTTGAGCTGATGTAACGATGTCCTGCAAGATATTGGGTTTTTCTTAAGTTGTGGATTTTAAGCCAGTTTACTATCACACTATTTCTGATTTGGATTGCATTTTGATAATTGTAATTGATTAGCTTTAATTCATCACTTAACTTTTTTAAAACATTGCTGATGTTAGTGTTACCATAATTACTTGTAAATAAATTTTCTTCGTGTTTAGGTACAATCTGTGGTCTTATTTGTTGTATATACTCCATAAATTCCATTAGTTGCCACGGTTTTAATTCTAATGTTCTTGCGTTGGTTTTTGTGGTTTGTGGAATGTGTATTTTGCCTTTGTAAAG
Coding sequences:
- a CDS encoding helix-turn-helix domain-containing protein, which translates into the protein MKFGEKITQLKKAKNLSQIALADATGISRDAISKYERGDAIPSVEYAKRIADVLGVSLDYLAGEEDKEEVLDNEAVKRIKEIQKLPQAEKEKIYSVVDALIRDHKTKKAYSS
- a CDS encoding tyrosine-type recombinase/integrase, giving the protein MNNFGTTKESIDYKTFLKYIEQLKKTGIKTNTLQSYIGNLKIYFNYLQEENYRVDNPIETINIKGKVKTVLGHLLTADELEDLYYSYETTANDLARKRNKIIIGLLVYQGLHTKELQHLKEEHVELYKGKIHIPQTTKTNARTLELKPWQLMEFMEYIQQIRPQIVPKHEENLFTSNYGNTNISNVLKKLSDELKLINYNYQNAIQIRNSVIVNWLKIHNLRKTQYLAGHRYISSTERYQQDNLEELHEMINTFHPIK
- a CDS encoding tyrosine-type recombinase/integrase, giving the protein MNNFGTTKESIDYKTFLKYIEQLKKTGIKTNTLQSYIGNLKIYFNYLQEENYRVDNPIETINIKGKVKTVLGHLLTADELEDLYYSYETTANDLARKRNKIIIGLLVYQGLHTKELQHLKEEHVELYKGKIHIPQTTKTNARTLELKPWQLMEFMEYIQQIRPQIVPKHEENLFTSNYGNTNISNVLKKLSDELKLINYNYQNAIQIRNSVIVNWLKIHNLRKTQYLAGHRYISSTERYQQDNLEELHEMINTFHPIK
- a CDS encoding tyrosine-type recombinase/integrase, which codes for MQKTVYTPIKNESYKAIVQDFENWLDILGYSDSTIKNLPSHLREFLHYLENENINQISLINVQIIKDYYSHLKTRESQVREGGLSKAYLNKHIQALFKFNDYLKEHNAKALPIHLKREEYSQRDSLQILTQEEIKLLFKATEYSNEQERIRKRDKVILVLLYSCGLRRNEVINLKIKDILFDKERIFVKKGKNYKERYVPINQYNLKIIEEYIYDYRPAFYNYKQTEYLLINYRGKPLQGQSLSNRLNEIATTTQDKSIIKKQITPHILRHSIATHLLEKGANIETISQFLGHSSLESTQIYTHLLEDKSKEKGNEQLHTLLREKQLQHQEFSSIPKGYRSPRYMDE
- a CDS encoding tyrosine-type recombinase/integrase, encoding MKQLHLKNESYREIHKDFKNWLDILGYAESTQKSLPNHLKEFFYYLEEYQINLINVQTIKNYYHHLKTRNNQTRDGGLSNTYLNKHIQALIKLNDYLKAHNAKPLPIHLKREEYNQRDSLQILTQEEIKQLFKATEYSNEQERIRKRDKVILVLLYSCGLRRNEAINLEIKDILFDKERIYVRKGKNYKERYVPINDYNLKIIEEYIYDFRPTFYNYKQTEYLLINYRGIQLLGQTLCNRLRAIEKASGIRKAPPVEGLGKLYLHQVMEIQTSATY
- a CDS encoding IS256 family transposase; translation: MIDKEDLLNNKDFFKSFKNGEDLSSFFKQMHKRAVEHMLNAELDAHLDTEKHQKTSDGNYRNGHGTKKIKTSFGEDQIKVPRDREGSFEPVLVPKRHNIIDGLENVIISFYAKGMSVSDIEEQIKEMYNFDISTSTISRITNAVASEIVTWQNRPLDEVYLIVWMDGIVFKVRENSKVINKTIYLAVGLNHEGRKEVLGMWLGKNESSSFWMSVLTDLKARGVEDILITATDNLNGFTQTIRSVFPESQTQICVVHQIRNACRYVVWKDKKQFTTDMKLVYTAPTKQAAELALEDFAQKWESKYGYAIKSWRENWDELTIFFDFPLEIRKIIYTTNLIENLNGKIRKYTKNKMSFPTDEAVIKSVYLALKEATKKWSMPIQNWGIVLNQFNLIFEKRLRL
- a CDS encoding DUF6896 domain-containing protein; protein product: MKEILDDYVQMIRDFEQKLMAKYQLRINPWRKAGVLFDKIGFINEYSYYYHGSGCTLKKDNILCEYDVTLLTRNEIKFSLWKFFQFVNSHPIHKKKCYDMEYVSKELSLLVEKKFLSLEEIGGKKTGIYQLSDDAEITQSNS